GAACGCGTCAATTTGGGCGGTAACAATAAAAAATATCCTTCCGAATTATCAGGAGGAATGCAAAAAAGAGTTGGCATCGCGCGTGCTATAGTACTTCAACCCAAATATTTATTTTGTGATGAACCCAACTCCGGACTTGATCCCAAAACTTCGATCGTCATCGATGAATTGATTTATTCTATAACCCGTGAAAACAACATTATCACCATCATCAATACGCATGATATGAATAGTGTCATGGAGATCGGCGATAATATATTTTTACTGCACGAAGGTGAACTAGCATGGTCTGGAAACAAAGACGAAGTTCTTGCGAGCGATAATCAAACGCTTGAATCTTTTATGTTCGCATCCCCCTTTTTACAAAAATTGAAAAGCAAGTTTATTGAACACTAGGAACGATAGTTGATAGTTGATAGTTTGCTGGCTTGGCATGAAGAAAATGCTTATGAATAATCATTTGATCATTTCGGGGGTTGATAGTATAGAACTAACAAATGTTTGTAAGTTAATTATCGAAGCTTGAAGTAAATATTTTTATTTGCAACAATTCACATTTTGAAAATTCTATAATTCAGTAAATTCTGATTCAGACAATGAATTTGATAATGCAAAACAAACAAACGTTCGTAAGTAAATGTTTCCCTATTTACAACAATTCACATTCTGAAAATTCTATAATTCAGTAAATTCTGCTTCAGACAATGATCGTTGATAGTACAAAAATTATCAATCGTAAGTAATTCAAAAAAATATAAAACAAATTTTGGCCTTCAAACTAATTCCTACTCCGTCACATTACCGACTTCTTCAGATTTTAATTGAGCAGCTTTGCGAAATGCATCCAGGCCGCAATCCAGGAAAGTAGCATAACTTTCAACACCCTCACGATAACCTCTTGGTTTAGCTAACACTTGTTCGTCTGGACTCAGAAGGATGTACAATGGTTGACTATTTTGGTTGAAGTTGACAATTTGAAAATCAGCCCATTTATTACCTACATTGCGCAGTTTCGTGTTTCTGCTGATGGAAAATAATTCTTGATCGAGAGGCGCACGATCATCCACATACAGAGATACCAGAACATAGTCTTTTGAAATTTTGTTTCGAACATTATCATTCACCCAGATATGCTCTTCCGTTTTTCTGCAATTGACGCAGCCATATCCCGTAAAATCCAATAGGAGCGGTTTTTTGACTTCTTTAGCGTAAGCCAGGCCTTCATAGTAATCTTTAAAACAATCCAGATTGTTTGCACATTTTGAAAACGAAGGATATTTTGATTTAAGATCCGCGTTGATTTCCGGTTCTGCTAAAAAATAATTGTAATGAGCGGGAGGTGCAAGTCCACTCATGAGCTTTAAGGAATTATAGGATTTTAGATCGTTGTTGTAAAAAAAACCGGTCATCAAATAAAATGTTGCTGCTAATGATCCTAAAGCAAAGATCCAACGTGTAGCCGATAATTTTTTAACCGGACTGTCATGTGGAAATTTGATCAAGCCAAAAAGATACAATGCCATTAAGCCAAAAATGATGACCCAGGCGCCCATAAAAATTTCATAACCAAGAATTCCCCAGTGTTGTGTCATGTCTGCCACTGATAAAAATTTAAAAGCCAGTGCAAGTTCCAGAAAACCCAATACGACTTTAACGCTGTTCATCCAGGATCCTGATTTTGGCAATGAATTGAGAAAGGCTGGAAATGCAGCAAACAAGCCAAACGGAATAGCCAATGCAGTTGAAAAGCCAAGCATTACTATAAAGGGACCCATTTTAGAACTTGCCGATTGAACGATAGCTGATCCTATGATCGGACCCGTACATGAAAAACTTACAATTGCTAAAGTAAAGGCCATAAAAAAGATGCCAAGTAAACCTCCGGATTCAGATAATGCATCGCTTTTATTAGCCCAACTGCTGGGCAAGGTAATTTCATAATATCCGAAAAACGAAAAAGCGAAAATGATAAAAATGATAAAAAATAAACTGTTTGCAATCCAATTTGTAGAAAGCTCATTTAATGCTGTTGCACCAAATACAGCTGTTATAAAAATACCTATTGCAACATAAATGACGATGATTGATAATCCGTAGATTAATGCATTCTGGAATCCTTTGCGTTTGGTATCTTTTGTAAAAAAAGAAACCGTAAGTGGGATCATCGGAAACACACAAGGTGTCAATAAAGCTAATAGCCCGCCAAGAAAACCAAATACAAAAGTCCACCAGTGATTTTTGCCCCCAAGAATTTCTTCCCCGCAATTTCCAATTGGATTTTTCTGACTTTCTACCAGGCTGGGTATGAGATGATCAATCTTATTACCATCTGAGCCGGGGGCTGTTGGTTGGGTTTCTTCAGTTTCAAGTTTGAAATTATTTTTTGCAGGATCAAATGTAAAAGCGACAGTTACAGGTGTAAGGCATTTTGTATCATCGCAAGTTTGGTAGGTAAAGAAACCCTTGATCGGGATCGCCGGATCAATGACTTTTATTTCCTGCGAAAAACTTACAGACTCTTTGAATTTAGTCAATTCCATTTCAAAAATTGCATCAAAAAGTTTTACACCATGATCTGAAGTTTCCGTCAACTTGCCCATTAATTCAATAGATGGCGCGTTTGTGATTTCCAAGTTACTCGGTATCGGCCCATCTTCCGGAATGTAATGACTATAAATAAACCAGCCCTTTTGAATTGTTGCATGAACAATCAAAGTATATGTTCCGCTAGCATTTTGTTTTAGTTCTGAACGAATGGAAACCGGATCGAGTAAACCCGTTTCTCCATCTTGCATTCCAGCATCCGTGCCAGTATTAAGTCCCCCAAATTGAACACCGCCAATACCGGTTTTGCCCTGATCAATGGTTCCATCCGGATATATCTGAAAATCTTCGTTGGCAGGAGGTATACATTTTTCACTATCGCAACTCATGAAATAAGCGGATAACTTAATTGCTGTGGAAGGATCTTTGATGCGGAGCTTTTGTACGAATTGTACTTCATCGTAATATTTTGCGACGATCAAATTATCGAACAAAGGTTCCGGGCCTTGTTTTTTATGCCCTTTCTCCATCATGTCTCCAATAAGTTCGTATGTAGCACTCTTTTCAAAGCTGAATTCAGTGGGCTGTGCCGCATCGGGATCTGAACTTTGGCTGTAAAGAGCCCAGCCTTTGTCCATTTTTGCGGTCAGGGTGAGTTCATATTCATTGCCGCCGATGTTTTTGATAGAATGACTCCAATGAACAGGTTGTAATAATTGTGCCGTTGCAATGTTGTAAATGATTAAGACACTGATACTTATGAATATTTTTTTGAACATGATCCTATTTTTCGATAACAAAAATAGAATAAACCCTCCAATACAGGGCTTTGTTTAAGAGTCCTTTAATTCCAGCTTAACCTATGTTTAACGAAACGAAGTGGTGGATTTAAGCAATGCTCATCGAATATTGACGTATCCAACTGAAAAGGGATTCAAAAATATATTTGCCGTCTTCGTTTCCAAGTGCAGGTTCAGAAGCACGCTCCGGATGAGGCATCAGCCCACAAACATTGCGTTCTGCATTGCAAATTCCGGCTATGTTTAGAAGTGAACCATTGACATTATCTTCAGCATTGACCTCAGCAAATGCATTGCAATATTGAAACATAATCTGATCATTGCTTTTTAACTGTTCAAGCGTTTTGGTATCCGCAAAATACCTCCCGTCAGCATGCGCAATGGGTATTTTGTAGGCCTTATGTGTATCTAAAGTGCAAGTGAGCGGTGTATTTGAGGAACTAGCTTTCAAGTAAACATTTTTGCAAATGAATTTTTCACTCATATTCGACAGCAATTGGCCAGGAAGTAATTGTGCCTCACACAAAATCTGAAATCCGTTGCAAATTCCAATTACCAGGCCACCTTCATTGGCAAAACGGATGACCTCTTTCATAATTGGGGAGAATCGGGCTATCGCCCCGCACCTTAAGTAATCTCCATATGAAAATCCTCCTGGAAGAAACAAACAATCGCCTGCTTGGAACCCTTCCAGCTGAGTTTGTTTATGCCAGATTTTTTGAACCGGTTTATTGAAAACATTTGCAAGGACATACACCATGTCATCATCGCAATTGGATCCCGGGAAAACGATCACGCCAAATTTCATATTACCAATTTTGAAACTGCAAAAATAGCGAAATCATGATCAAAAACAGATGTAAGGTTTCAGCTATTAAAGGATTTTTTAATCTTGAAAATAATAAGCCGCAAAGTATAGCTAAAGGGGTAAAAGTCATTATCAAGTGGGCCGGATTGTCAATTCGAAGAAAAAATGTACTGAACAGGCTTATCAATAAACACCAAAAGAGGATATCAAATATTTTCTGGACAATGATGCTTTTTTTGATCTGAAAGTAAGAATAATTTGCTATTGTATAAAGTATACAAGTAATGGTTATACCAAATAATACCCAAGCTTCATTTTGAAATTTCATCGAAAAAATAAAGGGCCTGAAAAATGATACAATCTGATTTTGATAAAATGCTCCATGATTGTTGAGTAAAAATAATATAAAAAATATCAGGATGTAGACATTGATAAACCCGCCAAGAATCTGAAACAATTCTCTGGGTTTGAATCCTCTCAAAATAATGAGCCCAATGATTCCAATAAATAAATAGTAAAAATATGGAAGATAAAACAAACTGGAAAGTCCGATCAGTAAACCAAAATTAAAGAGTGTAACTGGAACGTGCTTTTTTTGGTAAATTTGAAATAATTGTAACAAACTTATTGAAAAAAATACGTTGGCAATTAAAATTGCACTAAACTCTAAAGTTCTGAAATGCAAACCACAGAATAAGATATAAAATAGGCTTGGGAATAGTTGAGCATCCTGCATTAATTTAAATTTGCTCACAAGTTGCCCAATGACGAAACTGGTAAAAACGATGAGCAATGTAGATAATATCCATTGGGCAGGTCCAGAAGTAACGTATGGCAATACAGCATTTGTGAACACCCATGTTTTGCTTGAAGTATATGCTGGAATTTCGACAAACCAGGGACCTAGATGTAACACAATAGCGTAAGGGATTAACAGCATCATGCTGAAGAAAGTATTGCGTTTAAAGATTTCTAACAAGTTCCCGGTTTATAGCTCAAATTTAAGGAAGGATTCTTGAGTTTTATGAACTATCTGCAATATTAGGAAAATGACTTCAAAACACAGCGAATGCAGCTGCCATCTGGTATTGGTCGACTATGGATGTTTTTCGGCGAATAAAGTCGCTTGCCTGATGATAAATATTATTATTGTTTGGCTTATTTGTTTAAAGCAGCGCAGTGAATCGGGGCCTAGTTTTTTAAATTAATTTCCTGGCTTCCAAGATATTTTTACATGATATTTTGATAGTAGATTGTCGGTGCCACACGAAATAATCGCAAGGATTCCTCATTCCAATACTTATCTTTGGCGCGAAATGAGTGTTCGATATCGCTTGGATGAGATCAAAGCCCCGGTTCTTGATGAATTGAAAAATTTGATCATCATTTTAGGGAAGCCATGAAAAGCCGTGTTTCCTTATTGGATAAAATTACTTATTATATCGTTAAAACAAGGGGGAAACAACTTCGGCCATTGATTTCTTTATTGTGTGCCAAGCTTTTTGGTGAAATCAATGAAAAATCCTATAGTGCAGCAACATTAGTCGAATTATTGCATACCGCTACATTGGTTCATGATGATGTTGTCGATGATTCTTTTCAGCGCAGGGGATTTTTTTCAATTAAAGCATTGTGGAAAAACAAGATTGCAGTATTGGTTGGAGATTATCTTTTATCGAGAGGATTGCTTACTGCACTCAAACGAAAGCATTTTGATTTATTGGAAATATTATCTACAGCTGTTAGTGAAATGAGCGAAGGTGAATTGCTGCAATTGGAAAAAGCAAGAAGGTTGGATATTACTGAAGAAATTTATTTTGACATCATCAAAATGAAAACTGCCTCACTCATTACCTCCGCTTGTGTATGCGGAGCCAAAAGTACCACAGAGAGCGATGAAAATCTCAAGCAAATAGAGCAATTTGGAGCGCATCTGGGTATTGCTTTTCAAATCAAAGATGATTTAATGGATTTGTCTGAAGAAAATACAGGTAAGCCTAAAATTTCAGATATCAAAGAAAAGAAAATGACCCTCCCTTTGATACTGGCCCTGGCATCAGCCCCTGAGCCTGAAAAAAATCAAATCATCAGGTTTATTCGCAAATACAATGAAGATCCAAAAGCAATCAAGCAAGTTGTAGACTTTATACATAAATACAATGGCGTGCAGGAAGCCCAAAAGAAAATGAATGCATATCGGGAAGTTGCCTTAACGGCCTTACAGAATCTACCAGATAATGATGCTCGCACAGCTTTAGAAAAGCTTTGTTATTTTGTGACTGAGAGGAGTAAGTAGGGAGCCTCAAGCCTTCAGTATTCAGTAAATGCATTTGAAATCCTAAGATGCTGTTGCGTACCTACGGCACGCGATGGAGTTTTTTTACAAGTTTTTACCAATATATTGTCCCTACGGGACAAAGGAATAACGGCTCCTTAATAATAATTCTTATATGTTTGAAATTTAAAAAACTAACGACCGTTAGATTTTTAATCAGTCAAGCCCTCCAAATATAACGATCAACCAATCCTGCCATATCTCGGTGGTTCATATTTCAAGAGTGAAATAAAACGCAATTTCACAAACCAATGCCGGCTTCAGCCGGATACGTAGAATAAATCCTTGATAATTTTAAAGTAAAAACGGAACTCCAAAAACCATGAAATGAACCCGGAACAATAATTAGGAATGGGTTTCAACCCATTCCTACCAAACAGTCAAACCCACCAAATATAACGATCAACCAATCCTGCCGTATCTCGGTTGGTCATATTTTAAGAGTGAAATAAAACGCGATTTCACAAACCAATGCCGGCTTCAGCCGGATACGTAGAATAAATCCTTGATAATTTTAATGTAAAAACGGAACTCCAAAAACTCATGAAATGAACCCGGAACAATAATTTGGAATGGGTTTCAACCCATTCCTGCCAAAGAGCCAAACCCTCCAAATATAACGATCAACCAATCCTGCCATATCTCGGTGGTTCATATTTCAAGAGTGAAATAAAACGCAATTTCACAAACCAATGCCGGCTTCAGCCGGATACGTAGAATAAATCCTTGATAATTTTAATGTAAAAACGGAACTCCAAAAACTCATGAAATGAACCCGGAACAATAATTTGGAATGGGTTTCAACCCATTCCTACCAAACAGCCTTTGACCTTTTGCCTTATAACTTTTCTCCCTAAATTGTCGAAGTCAATAACAAATCGAGATGCGTGTATTTGATTCCAAATCGTTGACTTAAGTACTCATTGGTCAAACAACCTTTATAAGTATAGATGCCATTGCGCAAACCTTTATGTTGGTAAATCAAATGATCGAAACTGCCGGTATCACCTGCTTCCTGTAATACGGTGGTGATGATATTACTAACTCCGATAGAAGCAGTACGGGCAACTTTGGACGGAATGTTAGGTACACAATAATGGATAACTCCATGAATGATTCGGGTTGGGTTATCATGAGTAGTGATCTGGCTAGTCTCAAAACAACCGCCCTGATCGATGCTCACATCAATGATGACAGAACCAGGTTTCATTTGCATCACCATTTCTTCTGAAACCAATAATGGAGCTCTTCCTGTTTTACTATGAATAGCCCCAATGACCACATCGGCAGTCATGAGCTGTTGTGTGAGTGTAACCGGATTGAGCGACGAAGTGTACATCTGCCTTCCTATTCTATTTTGAATTCGAATCAACTTGTGAATGTTGTCATCGAAAATTCTAACGGACGCTCCCAAGGCCAATGCTGCCCGAGTTGCAAATTCCGCGACCACGCCGGCACCCAGTATGACAACTTTAGCCGGAGGAACACCCGAAATACCACCCAATAAAAGTCCTTTACCATGAATTGGATTGGATAACAATTCTGCAGCTGTTTGAACTACTGAAATGCCTGCTATTTCAGACATAATTCGTACTAAAGGGAAGGTACCATCATCAGCCTGAAGATATTCCATAGCAATTGCAGTCACCCTTTTTTGTCTGAGGATCTGAATATATTCATTTGTGATGACGGGCAGATGCAAAGGAGATATCAAAACCTGACTCGGATGGAACAATTGCAATTCTTCTAATGAAGGTGGTGCTACTTTTAATAAAATATCACATTCAAAAACTTCTTTCTTATCGTGGCTTATTCTGGCCCCGGCCTCCGAATAATCCCGATCACTATAGTGTGCTTTCTTACCTGCGTCTGATTCCAGGATCACCTGATGCCCTCTGGCTACAAGGTTGGTTACAGATGCAGGAACCAACGCAACCCGGTTTTCCATGAGCATGGTCTCTTTCGGAATTCCGATTTTTAAAGAAGATTTAGCTTTGTATAAAGCTAGCATTTCCGGTTGTGTCAGAAATTCCCGTTGGGGCGATGCGTAATATGGTGACTCCTGCATAATTTAAAAGGTTAAGATAATCTTTCTATCCTGATTATCCAAAACTTCAATGTGAATTTGTAATAGGGAATAGCCTTTATAAAATGGTTCGGCGATTTCAGGCCATTCAATTAGAACCGGAATTTCAGATTCAAAATATTCAGTCAGTCCCAAGTCAATCACATCTTCAATTTTATTTAAG
The genomic region above belongs to Saprospiraceae bacterium and contains:
- the purQ gene encoding phosphoribosylformylglycinamidine synthase subunit PurQ; this translates as MKFGVIVFPGSNCDDDMVYVLANVFNKPVQKIWHKQTQLEGFQAGDCLFLPGGFSYGDYLRCGAIARFSPIMKEVIRFANEGGLVIGICNGFQILCEAQLLPGQLLSNMSEKFICKNVYLKASSSNTPLTCTLDTHKAYKIPIAHADGRYFADTKTLEQLKSNDQIMFQYCNAFAEVNAEDNVNGSLLNIAGICNAERNVCGLMPHPERASEPALGNEDGKYIFESLFSWIRQYSMSIA
- a CDS encoding polyprenyl synthetase family protein, whose amino-acid sequence is MKSRVSLLDKITYYIVKTRGKQLRPLISLLCAKLFGEINEKSYSAATLVELLHTATLVHDDVVDDSFQRRGFFSIKALWKNKIAVLVGDYLLSRGLLTALKRKHFDLLEILSTAVSEMSEGELLQLEKARRLDITEEIYFDIIKMKTASLITSACVCGAKSTTESDENLKQIEQFGAHLGIAFQIKDDLMDLSEENTGKPKISDIKEKKMTLPLILALASAPEPEKNQIIRFIRKYNEDPKAIKQVVDFIHKYNGVQEAQKKMNAYREVALTALQNLPDNDARTALEKLCYFVTERSK
- a CDS encoding ATP-binding cassette domain-containing protein, which gives rise to MIRAESICKNFGGQEVLKNIYCDFEPGKANLIIGRSGAGKTVLLKILIGLLQPSSGKVWYDNVDLFSLDKQQLRELRMQIGMLFQGSALFDSMSVEDNIRFPLDMFSNMSRNEKNDRVNYCLERVNLGGNNKKYPSELSGGMQKRVGIARAIVLQPKYLFCDEPNSGLDPKTSIVIDELIYSITRENNIITIINTHDMNSVMEIGDNIFLLHEGELAWSGNKDEVLASDNQTLESFMFASPFLQKLKSKFIEH
- a CDS encoding thioredoxin family protein, giving the protein MFKKIFISISVLIIYNIATAQLLQPVHWSHSIKNIGGNEYELTLTAKMDKGWALYSQSSDPDAAQPTEFSFEKSATYELIGDMMEKGHKKQGPEPLFDNLIVAKYYDEVQFVQKLRIKDPSTAIKLSAYFMSCDSEKCIPPANEDFQIYPDGTIDQGKTGIGGVQFGGLNTGTDAGMQDGETGLLDPVSIRSELKQNASGTYTLIVHATIQKGWFIYSHYIPEDGPIPSNLEITNAPSIELMGKLTETSDHGVKLFDAIFEMELTKFKESVSFSQEIKVIDPAIPIKGFFTYQTCDDTKCLTPVTVAFTFDPAKNNFKLETEETQPTAPGSDGNKIDHLIPSLVESQKNPIGNCGEEILGGKNHWWTFVFGFLGGLLALLTPCVFPMIPLTVSFFTKDTKRKGFQNALIYGLSIIVIYVAIGIFITAVFGATALNELSTNWIANSLFFIIFIIFAFSFFGYYEITLPSSWANKSDALSESGGLLGIFFMAFTLAIVSFSCTGPIIGSAIVQSASSKMGPFIVMLGFSTALAIPFGLFAAFPAFLNSLPKSGSWMNSVKVVLGFLELALAFKFLSVADMTQHWGILGYEIFMGAWVIIFGLMALYLFGLIKFPHDSPVKKLSATRWIFALGSLAATFYLMTGFFYNNDLKSYNSLKLMSGLAPPAHYNYFLAEPEINADLKSKYPSFSKCANNLDCFKDYYEGLAYAKEVKKPLLLDFTGYGCVNCRKTEEHIWVNDNVRNKISKDYVLVSLYVDDRAPLDQELFSISRNTKLRNVGNKWADFQIVNFNQNSQPLYILLSPDEQVLAKPRGYREGVESYATFLDCGLDAFRKAAQLKSEEVGNVTE
- a CDS encoding alanine dehydrogenase, which translates into the protein MQESPYYASPQREFLTQPEMLALYKAKSSLKIGIPKETMLMENRVALVPASVTNLVARGHQVILESDAGKKAHYSDRDYSEAGARISHDKKEVFECDILLKVAPPSLEELQLFHPSQVLISPLHLPVITNEYIQILRQKRVTAIAMEYLQADDGTFPLVRIMSEIAGISVVQTAAELLSNPIHGKGLLLGGISGVPPAKVVILGAGVVAEFATRAALALGASVRIFDDNIHKLIRIQNRIGRQMYTSSLNPVTLTQQLMTADVVIGAIHSKTGRAPLLVSEEMVMQMKPGSVIIDVSIDQGGCFETSQITTHDNPTRIIHGVIHYCVPNIPSKVARTASIGVSNIITTVLQEAGDTGSFDHLIYQHKGLRNGIYTYKGCLTNEYLSQRFGIKYTHLDLLLTSTI